Within the Agromyces atrinae genome, the region ACGCACGACGAGCGGGAGCACTCCGGGAGCGACGCTCACGCCCTCTTCGGTGCAGAGCTGCTGCACGTACTCGAGCATCGGGCCGGGCGGCACGAGTCGGAACGGGTAGTGGTGGGTGCGCGAGCGGATAGTGCCGAGCACCTTCTCGGGCTCGGTCGTGGCGAAGATGAACTTGACGTGCTCGGGCGGCTCTTCGACGAGCTTCAGCAGGGCGTTGAAGCCCTGCGGCGTGACCATGTGCGCCTCATCGAGGATGAAGATCTTGAAACGGTCGCGCGCGGGGGCGAAGACGGCGCGTTCGCGGAGATCGCGGGCGTCGTCGACGCCGTTGTGGCTCGCCGCATCAATCTCGACGACGTCGAGCGAGCCGCCGCCGGCTCGCGAGAGCTCGACGCAGCTCGGGCACACGCCGCACGGGGTGTCGGTCGGGCCCTCGGCGCAATTGAGGCAGCGCGCGAGGATGCGGGCCGACGTCGTCTTGCCGCAGCCGCGCGGGCCGCTGAAGAGGTAGGCGTGATTGACACGATCCGTGCGCAGTGCCGTCATGAGCGGATCGGTCACTTGCGACTGACCGATCATCTCGGCGAACGTCTCGGGCCGATAGCGGCGATACAGAGCGGTGACCACACAGAGAAGACTAGTCGCCGCCTCCGACACGGACGCCGGGAGCGAGAGCACGCTCACCGGAGTCGGGGCATGGTCGCCGGTCGACAGCGCAGAGGCACAGTGCGCAGACGCTGACGAAATCTTGATCGTTCCTTGAGGGAGACCAGAGCGACCGGTGAGGGCGTGTCCGTACTTTGGGGGACACGGCTTTCCCGAGCCGTACCGCCGTCCCTACCCGGAGGTATCCCGTGCCACGCACGAATTCGCTACAGTCACGCCCGTTCATCCGTCGCCCGCGCGCTGCGCTCGCCGGCGGCATCCTGTTCACCCTCGTCGGCATCGCAGCCGCACCGCTCGCCGCATCGGCAGCGACCGACGGCGCCTCGCCGTCGTCGGTAACCCCCTACACCGTGCTCGTGCGCGGCGACGCCGAACTGCAGCGCGGCAGTTCCGGCGGTGAGATCGAAGGCAGCCTCGCCGTCGGAGGAGACGTGCGCTTCGGCACGTACAACCTCCTGCAGAACCACGACCGGAGCCCGCTTCCGACGATCGATGGAGTCGCCACTCAGCTCCTCATCGGCGGCACCCTCGACATCGCGTTCAACTCGCAGAAGATCGACCTCAGCACCGGCAGCGGTCGCGTCGTCGACACGCACGCGCTGAGCGTCTCGAACGACGGACGCCTGTACTCGTCGACCTACGGTCAGGATCGCTACCTCAAGGCCCCGGGAGCACGGACGCTCGCCGACTACACGACGACCTCGGCCTCGGCTGATGCGGTGTTCGGCGACGACGTGTTCGACCACCTCGTCGACGCCTCGACGGCGCTCGACTCGATCGCCGGCACGCCGGTCGCGGTCCGGAACGAGGGCGACAAGCTCGCCGTCACCCTCACCGAGGGCGCGACGAACCTCTGGCGCGTCGAGGCCACGACGTTCTCGGGCATCAACGAGGTCAACTTCGGATCGGTCAAGCCGAGCGCGACGACGCCGCTCGTGATCGATGTGGCGCCCGGTGCGACGACGTCGTTCTCGGCTGCGCGCTTCAACGGCGACAGCGTGGGCGGGCGATACTTCGCCCCCTTCATCGTGTGGAACTTCGACGGCTGGACCGAGCTGACGCTCACGGGTTCGACCGAGCTCGGCGGCCTCGTCCTCGCTCCCGAAGCGCACGTTGTCTACGCCCGCCAGAACCCGCTGCGCGGCCAGATCATCGCCGACACCCTGTCGATCACGGGAGCCGGCGAGATCCACCACTACGGCTACGTGCCTGAGCTTCCGACGACGCCGGAGCCGACTCCCACGCCGGAACCGACTCCCACTCCCGAGCCGACGCCGGAGCCCACTCCTACGCCTGAGCCGACGCCGACGCCGGAACCGACTCCGACGCCCGAGCCCACGCCCACCCCGGAACCGACTCCCACGCCCGAGCCGACTCCGACCCCGGAGCCCACGCCCGAGCCGACGCCCACGCCCGAGCCGACGCCGACCCCGGAACCGACGCCCACGCCGGAACCGACTCCGACACCCGAGCCCACGCCCACGCCCACGCCCACGCCCGAGCCCACGCCCGAGCCGACGCCCGAGCCCACTCCCACCCCGGAGCCGACTCCCACCCCGGAACCCACTCCCACCCCGGAACCGACTCCCCTGACGAACCCTCGCCTCGAGGTCCGTGCGCTGACGTCGATGTGCTCGAACGATGCTCCGTACCTCGACTACGACATCACGACGTACGACCTCGACGCCTCGATCACGCACGCCGAGATCACTTTCTCGCCGAGCGACGGAACCGGTCCGAGCTACACCGAGTCGGTCGATCTCACCCCCGATAGCGCGCACGGCCGACTCCTCTGGCCCGGCGCCGAGGTCGACTCGACCGGTGCGGCGACGAGCTGGCCGGGCTGGACTCAGCTGCCGAACGGCCGCTGGGTGCTCGACCCGACGTCGA harbors:
- a CDS encoding collagen-binding domain-containing protein, yielding MPRTNSLQSRPFIRRPRAALAGGILFTLVGIAAAPLAASAATDGASPSSVTPYTVLVRGDAELQRGSSGGEIEGSLAVGGDVRFGTYNLLQNHDRSPLPTIDGVATQLLIGGTLDIAFNSQKIDLSTGSGRVVDTHALSVSNDGRLYSSTYGQDRYLKAPGARTLADYTTTSASADAVFGDDVFDHLVDASTALDSIAGTPVAVRNEGDKLAVTLTEGATNLWRVEATTFSGINEVNFGSVKPSATTPLVIDVAPGATTSFSAARFNGDSVGGRYFAPFIVWNFDGWTELTLTGSTELGGLVLAPEAHVVYARQNPLRGQIIADTLSITGAGEIHHYGYVPELPTTPEPTPTPEPTPTPEPTPEPTPTPEPTPTPEPTPTPEPTPTPEPTPTPEPTPTPEPTPEPTPTPEPTPTPEPTPTPEPTPTPEPTPTPTPTPEPTPEPTPEPTPTPEPTPTPEPTPTPEPTPLTNPRLEVRALTSMCSNDAPYLDYDITTYDLDASITHAEITFSPSDGTGPSYTESVDLTPDSAHGRLLWPGAEVDSTGAATSWPGWTQLPNGRWVLDPTSTGYNLRDGADVTVTVDSIDRADTSFVLAAPACAPETATTTGSSSPAALASTGTRTVAPLVAGAIALMVIGASVMAMRRRRA